From the Sulfuricurvum sp. genome, one window contains:
- the lptA gene encoding lipopolysaccharide transport periplasmic protein LptA yields the protein MYKRLIFFLLFSALSMSANELKVLSDNFKGDQPKGLSVFTGNVKVTKGLDELNASKVTIYTDASRKPTKYIAEGDVSFYIVTENNEKYRGKSQRAVYLPNESEYQFYTKVDLIRIDDYRRVKGDKVVVNEVHGFANADSVDGEPVLMIFTMQDKNATKKGSSK from the coding sequence ATGTATAAACGACTAATATTTTTTTTACTATTTTCGGCTTTATCGATGAGTGCTAATGAACTTAAAGTTCTCTCCGATAACTTTAAAGGGGATCAGCCAAAAGGGTTATCGGTTTTTACCGGTAATGTTAAAGTTACAAAAGGGTTGGATGAATTAAATGCATCGAAAGTGACCATTTACACCGATGCCTCTCGTAAACCAACTAAATACATTGCTGAGGGTGATGTCTCATTTTATATCGTTACGGAAAATAATGAAAAATATCGTGGTAAATCACAACGGGCAGTCTATCTACCCAATGAGAGTGAATATCAGTTTTATACTAAAGTTGATTTGATTCGAATAGATGATTATCGTCGTGTAAAAGGGGACAAAGTAGTAGTAAACGAAGTTCATGGCTTTGCAAATGCCGACAGTGTTGATGGTGAACCGGTGTTGATGATTTTTACGATGCAAGATAAAAATGCAACCAAAAAAGGTTCATCAAAATGA
- the yihA gene encoding ribosome biogenesis GTP-binding protein YihA/YsxC translates to MIEIIESAFLTSAPTIRLAPENEFQNEVAFMARSNTGKSSLLNTLTQRKSLAKVSATPGKTRLINYFDAVFMDRDSGEKISAILVDLPGFGYAKVAKSLKTDWESNLTNFIAERKQIRVFVHLIDCRHPDLEIDASVAEYLRDICSEDQHILQVYTKIDKLNQKELNELKKRFPNALMVSNSKRRGVDKIVSVLYKMLKGNEE, encoded by the coding sequence ATGATAGAGATTATTGAATCAGCTTTTCTCACCTCTGCTCCCACCATCCGTTTAGCTCCTGAAAATGAGTTTCAAAACGAAGTTGCGTTTATGGCACGCTCAAATACAGGTAAAAGCTCTCTTCTTAATACTTTGACGCAACGTAAATCATTGGCTAAAGTATCGGCGACACCGGGTAAAACACGTTTGATTAACTATTTTGATGCTGTTTTTATGGATCGTGATAGCGGTGAGAAAATCAGTGCAATATTGGTCGATTTACCGGGATTTGGATACGCAAAAGTTGCCAAAAGTTTAAAAACCGATTGGGAGAGTAATCTCACTAATTTTATTGCCGAGCGAAAACAAATACGAGTGTTTGTCCATTTGATCGATTGTCGTCATCCCGATTTAGAGATAGATGCATCGGTAGCAGAGTATTTACGAGATATTTGTTCAGAAGATCAACATATACTCCAAGTCTATACGAAAATTGACAAACTTAATCAAAAAGAGCTCAATGAGCTTAAAAAACGGTTTCCGAATGCATTGATGGTTTCTAATTCGAAACGTCGCGGAGTTGATAAAATTGTCTCTGTTTTATACAAAATGTTAAAGGGGAATGAAGAGTGA
- a CDS encoding N-acetyltransferase codes for MQALVAPQIENGVILARSDDEIATNIRSYTLAMDGEKLIGFCALHIHSPNLAEIRSMIIDETYRGKKIGSTLVDTVCQEGKKLGLHEVLALTYQQLFFERLGFIEIPKESIPEHKIWADCIKCKHFPICNEVSLIKTL; via the coding sequence ATGCAGGCATTGGTAGCACCGCAGATAGAGAATGGGGTGATATTAGCCCGTAGTGATGATGAGATAGCCACTAATATTCGATCTTATACTTTGGCGATGGATGGTGAAAAATTGATTGGTTTTTGTGCCCTTCATATCCATTCTCCTAATCTTGCCGAAATACGTTCTATGATTATTGATGAAACATACCGAGGAAAGAAGATTGGGAGTACTTTAGTTGATACAGTGTGTCAAGAAGGTAAAAAATTAGGATTACATGAAGTTTTAGCGCTGACATACCAACAACTTTTTTTTGAACGTTTAGGGTTTATTGAAATCCCTAAAGAGTCTATTCCCGAACATAAGATTTGGGCTGATTGTATAAAATGCAAACATTTTCCTATATGCAACGAAGTATCACTTATCAAAACACTCTAA
- the mrdA gene encoding penicillin-binding protein 2 — MKIKLLLGFFILAWIALIVRVFDLSVRSNEHYETLSQNNSIKTELSPPVRGEILDRRLEPIAINELGFKISLAPHLTKGDDIHLLEQEVNYLLSMIPTLDGKKIIKIYRAEDSYYNHSFIDVVDFVPHETMIPLYALMNLRETIKISPSTKRLYPHGYMGSHIIGYVAKANQKEVENNPLLQLLGHVGKSGIEKYYNNYLQGEAGERRIKVNAHNVEIEEIGRSATQENRNLVLNLDMRLQEYITAAFVGKVGAIVVMDTNGAIYAAGSYPEYDLNGFVEGVSSDQWNYLINSVYAPFTNKIVNGLYPPGSTVKIGMGLVYIGSGKMDESTVIQSTGSMKLGGRTFRDWKKTGHGPTSIVKAIKESCDDYFYEGSLRVGIDTMSRGITRMGLGTKTSIDLPNEFVGTVPSREWKRKRFKQPWFHGDTLNSSIGQGDFLASPIQIADLTALIATGKLPVPHIAKTIGDKEFTPKPRDVLTPLEKQKLPFIQQGMIAVCNEKGGTATGHITSRFPIAGKTGTAQTTGISQNVKNRLDEKSMAYLQRSHAWFTTYGPVENPQFVVTVLVEHGGHGGEVAGEMVSGIYNKLLELGYIKLGQPKRSTLDSSVSDSTAN, encoded by the coding sequence ATGAAAATAAAACTTTTACTTGGATTTTTTATACTTGCATGGATAGCATTGATTGTCCGTGTATTTGATTTATCGGTAAGATCCAATGAACACTATGAAACCTTATCGCAAAACAACAGTATCAAGACAGAACTTTCTCCCCCTGTGCGCGGTGAGATTTTGGATCGACGACTGGAACCGATTGCCATTAATGAACTTGGTTTTAAAATATCTCTGGCTCCTCATTTAACCAAAGGGGATGATATCCATCTTTTGGAACAAGAAGTTAACTATCTTCTTAGTATGATTCCAACACTTGATGGGAAAAAAATTATTAAAATTTATCGTGCAGAAGATTCGTATTACAACCATAGTTTTATTGATGTCGTCGATTTTGTCCCTCATGAGACAATGATCCCTCTTTATGCATTGATGAATCTACGTGAAACAATTAAAATTTCCCCTTCTACAAAACGTCTCTATCCACACGGATATATGGGGTCACATATTATCGGTTATGTTGCCAAAGCGAATCAAAAAGAGGTTGAAAATAATCCCTTATTACAACTTTTAGGGCATGTCGGGAAAAGCGGGATCGAAAAATATTATAATAATTATCTCCAAGGTGAAGCCGGGGAGCGACGTATAAAAGTAAATGCCCATAATGTCGAAATCGAAGAGATAGGGCGCAGTGCGACCCAAGAGAACCGTAATCTAGTGCTCAACTTGGATATGCGGTTGCAAGAGTACATTACCGCAGCTTTTGTAGGCAAAGTGGGAGCGATTGTTGTTATGGATACCAATGGGGCGATTTATGCTGCCGGAAGTTATCCTGAATATGATCTTAATGGCTTTGTAGAGGGGGTTAGCTCGGATCAGTGGAATTATCTAATCAACAGTGTGTATGCTCCTTTTACCAATAAAATCGTCAATGGTCTTTATCCTCCGGGCTCTACCGTTAAAATAGGGATGGGACTTGTCTATATTGGTTCTGGTAAAATGGATGAATCGACGGTTATTCAAAGCACCGGTTCGATGAAGCTCGGAGGTCGAACATTTCGGGATTGGAAAAAAACAGGACATGGACCTACCTCTATCGTCAAAGCAATAAAAGAGAGTTGCGACGATTATTTTTACGAGGGGAGTTTGAGAGTAGGGATTGATACGATGAGTCGTGGCATAACACGTATGGGATTGGGGACAAAAACATCGATTGACTTACCTAATGAATTTGTTGGAACCGTTCCGAGTCGTGAATGGAAACGTAAACGGTTTAAACAACCATGGTTTCATGGTGATACACTCAATTCCTCAATCGGCCAAGGAGATTTTCTTGCTTCTCCGATTCAAATAGCAGATTTAACAGCACTCATCGCTACGGGTAAACTCCCTGTTCCCCATATTGCTAAAACTATCGGTGATAAAGAGTTCACACCCAAACCGCGTGATGTTTTGACACCGCTGGAAAAACAAAAACTCCCCTTTATACAACAGGGAATGATCGCTGTGTGTAATGAGAAAGGGGGAACGGCAACAGGGCATATTACCTCACGTTTTCCGATAGCAGGTAAAACAGGAACGGCACAAACAACAGGGATTTCTCAAAATGTTAAAAACCGTCTGGATGAAAAAAGTATGGCGTATCTGCAACGCTCTCATGCGTGGTTTACCACATACGGTCCAGTAGAGAACCCTCAGTTTGTTGTGACGGTATTGGTTGAACACGGAGGTCATGGAGGAGAAGTAGCAGGAGAAATGGTATCGGGAATTTACAATAAGCTTTTAGAATTGGGTTACATTAAACTGGGTCAACCTAAACGCTCTACCCTTGACTCCTCAGTATCAGACTCAACGGCAAATTAA
- the ybeY gene encoding rRNA maturation RNase YbeY, translating into MIELDNRTDKEYNFHNLETIATALSHQEIELIITDDIEMREINREFRGFDKSTDVLSFPSDPFPGAPLGSIIISCDKVESVAHELGHSANDELSLLFIHGMLHLLGMDHEVDNGEMRHREEELVREFNLPLSLILRSQG; encoded by the coding sequence ATGATAGAACTCGATAACCGAACCGATAAAGAATATAACTTTCACAATTTAGAAACCATTGCTACTGCCCTGAGTCACCAAGAAATCGAACTCATCATCACCGATGATATTGAAATGCGAGAAATCAACCGTGAATTTCGCGGATTTGACAAAAGCACCGATGTCCTTAGTTTCCCAAGTGATCCATTTCCAGGTGCACCACTGGGGAGTATTATCATCAGTTGTGATAAAGTTGAAAGTGTCGCTCATGAGTTAGGTCATAGTGCGAATGATGAACTCTCTCTCCTCTTTATCCATGGGATGCTTCATCTCTTGGGGATGGATCATGAAGTTGATAACGGTGAAATGCGCCACAGAGAAGAAGAACTCGTTCGAGAGTTTAATTTGCCGTTGAGTCTGATACTGAGGAGTCAAGGGTAG
- a CDS encoding TIR domain-containing protein, with the protein MLGKKLKPKIFIGSSVEGLSAAYAIQQNLAHDAESTVWDQGFFELSKTTIESLDKALETMDFGIFVFSGDDITIMRGKESSAVRDNVLFEFGLFIGKLGRERVFFVIPDGDSIHMPTDLLGITPGRYNPNRQDKSLQAATGSVCNSIRIQIKKMGLLRDIEEFGDTSESSNHIETSEKVWTEDFSNKDFLGAKEKLEKQILTDEGDERLKDEVWMSYINFKINEKQGLLELFELYEKQSNNIEVVSRIMKVLEWENYIDKAIEFGKTSLAKVENKSAILINLANCYKKNGDVHEAQELLNGYDPSNNPDIAIALAEMKENKGEALLILHATYQNFPNNEKLVYKFARLLHDEGHNKEALYLYNLLTDKNIDNIAYWGYLGNTCVNLKLNDNAMNAYKKADELSIGSEAWIVANIGNLLSAKGFYTEGIKSFKKSLELGDESEYSHDRLASTIKNREEENKKFQNECEEGRKLLRHFNVTTEIPF; encoded by the coding sequence ATGTTAGGAAAAAAATTGAAACCAAAAATTTTTATAGGTTCATCAGTTGAAGGATTAAGTGCCGCATATGCAATTCAACAAAATTTAGCTCACGATGCTGAATCTACAGTCTGGGATCAAGGCTTTTTTGAATTGTCAAAAACTACTATAGAATCATTGGATAAAGCATTGGAAACAATGGATTTCGGAATCTTTGTATTTAGTGGTGACGACATTACAATAATGCGAGGGAAAGAATCTTCAGCAGTAAGAGATAATGTACTTTTTGAATTTGGTTTATTTATTGGAAAGCTCGGAAGAGAAAGAGTTTTTTTTGTTATACCGGATGGCGATTCAATTCATATGCCAACTGACTTATTAGGGATTACACCTGGAAGATATAATCCCAATAGGCAAGATAAAAGTTTACAAGCTGCTACTGGTTCAGTATGCAACAGTATTAGAATCCAAATAAAGAAGATGGGTTTGCTTAGAGATATTGAAGAATTTGGAGATACTAGTGAATCTAGTAATCATATAGAAACTTCTGAAAAAGTATGGACTGAAGATTTTTCTAATAAAGACTTTTTAGGAGCTAAAGAAAAACTTGAAAAACAAATATTAACAGACGAAGGCGATGAACGTCTTAAAGATGAAGTATGGATGTCTTATATAAATTTTAAAATAAATGAAAAGCAAGGTCTATTGGAATTGTTTGAACTATATGAAAAACAAAGTAATAATATCGAAGTAGTTAGTAGAATTATGAAAGTGCTTGAATGGGAAAACTATATCGACAAAGCGATTGAGTTTGGGAAAACTTCATTGGCAAAAGTTGAAAATAAAAGTGCAATATTAATCAATCTTGCAAATTGTTACAAAAAGAATGGAGATGTGCATGAAGCACAAGAACTTTTAAATGGATATGATCCTAGTAATAACCCTGATATTGCTATAGCTCTTGCAGAAATGAAAGAAAATAAAGGTGAAGCATTATTAATATTACATGCAACATATCAAAATTTTCCAAACAATGAAAAATTAGTTTATAAGTTCGCAAGACTACTCCATGATGAAGGTCATAATAAAGAAGCTCTATATTTATATAATCTTTTAACAGATAAAAATATTGATAACATTGCCTATTGGGGATATCTAGGCAATACATGTGTTAATTTAAAATTAAATGATAACGCCATGAATGCATACAAAAAGGCAGATGAATTATCTATCGGTAGTGAAGCATGGATTGTAGCTAATATTGGAAACTTACTTAGTGCTAAAGGCTTCTATACAGAAGGAATTAAATCGTTTAAAAAAAGTTTAGAACTTGGTGATGAGTCAGAATATTCTCATGATAGATTAGCTTCTACAATAAAAAATAGAGAAGAAGAAAATAAGAAATTTCAAAATGAATGTGAAGAAGGTCGCAAGTTATTAAGACATTTTAACGTAACAACAGAAATTCCATTTTAA
- the queC gene encoding 7-cyano-7-deazaguanine synthase QueC, giving the protein MKTKKALCIMSGGMDSTLVTYIMRSRGYEIVALHFNYGQRTVTKELSCFRQICEDLGVSEKYEIDLDFFKAIGASALTDHSIDVPTGGIEAGVPITYVPFRNGIFLSIATAIAEKEGCSAIAIGVVEEDSSGYPDCREAFIETFQNAANLGTKETTNITIEMPLVHLQKSQIVEESLRLDVPLHLTWSCYQSEDAACGVCDSCRLRLRGFERAGERDPIPYME; this is encoded by the coding sequence ATGAAAACAAAAAAAGCACTGTGTATTATGAGCGGCGGGATGGATTCGACCCTCGTCACCTACATCATGCGTTCACGCGGTTATGAAATCGTCGCATTGCATTTTAACTATGGTCAGCGTACCGTTACAAAAGAACTCTCTTGCTTCCGTCAAATATGTGAGGATTTAGGGGTGAGTGAAAAATATGAGATTGATCTCGATTTTTTTAAAGCTATCGGTGCCTCAGCGTTGACCGATCATAGTATCGATGTACCGACTGGCGGAATAGAAGCGGGTGTCCCTATCACGTATGTACCGTTTCGAAACGGAATCTTTCTCTCTATCGCTACCGCTATCGCAGAGAAAGAGGGGTGTTCAGCCATCGCTATCGGTGTGGTCGAAGAGGATAGTAGCGGTTATCCCGATTGTCGTGAGGCATTTATCGAGACATTTCAAAATGCGGCAAATCTAGGAACTAAAGAGACGACGAATATTACAATAGAGATGCCACTCGTCCATTTGCAAAAATCTCAAATCGTCGAGGAGTCACTTCGATTAGACGTTCCATTGCATTTGACGTGGAGTTGTTACCAAAGTGAAGATGCAGCGTGCGGTGTGTGTGATAGCTGTCGATTGCGTCTACGTGGCTTTGAACGTGCCGGAGAGAGGGATCCTATTCCCTATATGGAATAA
- a CDS encoding SprT family zinc-dependent metalloprotease, with translation MFDASNSPITIHYRPRNRNTYITITHNGEVCVRTPFKELSRVRRVLREKESWINTKLHEITKRVSYQHTVGETILFRGEVVELERFEFLKKKVEKDQNSVNIEKYYHQFYKNEALLTLPSRINHYSKKIGLVPSEIRYKKMRRRWGSCSSSGIVTFNTMMMKLSYEHIDYIIVHELAHLKHMNHSKEFHGLVRTILTDEKKLRSELKAMRID, from the coding sequence ATGTTTGACGCATCAAATTCACCGATAACGATCCATTATCGTCCTCGAAATCGTAATACCTATATTACCATTACCCACAACGGTGAAGTATGTGTTCGTACACCGTTTAAAGAGCTTTCGCGTGTGAGAAGAGTGTTGAGAGAAAAAGAGAGTTGGATTAACACTAAACTCCATGAGATAACAAAGCGGGTCTCCTATCAACATACCGTGGGTGAAACTATCCTTTTTCGAGGGGAAGTAGTAGAATTAGAAAGATTTGAATTTTTGAAAAAAAAGGTCGAAAAAGATCAAAATAGTGTTAATATTGAAAAATATTACCATCAATTTTATAAAAATGAAGCACTTTTAACTCTCCCCTCCCGTATCAATCATTACAGTAAAAAGATAGGATTAGTACCCAGTGAAATACGGTATAAAAAAATGCGTAGACGGTGGGGAAGCTGTAGTAGTAGCGGTATAGTTACTTTTAATACGATGATGATGAAGCTCTCGTATGAACATATCGATTATATTATCGTCCATGAACTTGCCCATCTCAAACACATGAACCATTCCAAAGAGTTTCATGGATTGGTGCGAACGATTTTAACCGATGAAAAAAAATTACGTTCCGAACTAAAAGCGATGCGAATAGATTAA